The sequence below is a genomic window from Natronorubrum halophilum.
CAAGTCGTGTTCGTGTTGTGTCCGGGAGAGAAAGTCGAACCGCGTGGAACGCGGGTTGTACGTGTGTGACGAGTGTGATATGGTTGCAAATGCTGATGTGAACGGTGCTGAAAATATTCGACAGAAAGTATCTCCGAGTCTCACCCGTGGTGGGAGAGATAGGAGTAACGGCTGGTTGGCACAGCCATCGACGTATTTGTTCGATTCCGAGAGCGGATGCTTTGCACCGCGAGAACAGGTATTGTCGTAGACCTTAATATCCCAACCGCGGTCGGGATTCCCGCGTCTTCAGGCACGGGAGGATGTCAATTTCGCCGTAAACGTTCGGACACGAGAACGGACCGTCGAACTGCTATTCCGGTAGTTGAGCCGTTCCTCTCGGTATTCGAGTTCGATTCAGACCGCGACTTCGCCGGAGTTTCTCTCTCCGGTCCGAACGTAGTCATCGGCCGCGGCAACGATGCGAACCAGCGGTGTCATGACCACGAGCAAGAACCCAACGAGGACGGTCCGCGTGTAACTCGGTTCAGTTGTTACTACCGTCTCCTCGAGAAGGTGCTCAGGCTGCAATGGATGTGTGACGTGGGGCACGGAAACCGCGTTCGGTGACTCGACACCTGCTTCGAACTCGATAATTATCTGCTCAGAGTATTACTCAAATAGCTCCCATTTAATGCCGTTCCGACTCGATTGGCCGGCGAGAACCGTCCATCAATGCAACCGATACCCTGCCAGCAGCCATAGCCCGGGTCACCCGGCGGACGGCGGCCGTGCACTCGAATTCGACGGCGAGTGTCGTTGGCTGTCTCTCGTCCGCAGGATGCGTTTCACTCCGCCCGGGTTTCTCTCCCTGGAAATCTGGGAAAACATAATCTTCGACGGTCGGGTACTGGACGCCGCCTTCGGACCGCGTCGTGTTGCTCTCGCGTACGCGAGACGATTCTCTCCGTAGAGACTGTATTCCCTCCCAATGGACCTTGCGCTCTCCGTCAGCGGAGTTACGCCGTTGGACTACACTCGGCGATGCGATCGTTCCCATTTCAGGAGTGAACGGCAGGTGGTTGAAACGGTCCTGAATATATATCTAATCTGGTCTTTATGTCTATATATACCTTACTTGATAATTTGGCGGGGTGCACCTATAACCGTTCGATTCGTTCTCACATCATCTCCCTGTACAGAGAACCGGTCGAAGACGACGACGTGCGAGCGTCGATCGGCGTCTCGATCGATCGCGCTGAGAGCACTGACCGCGTCTGGCGGACTGATGGGACAGAGAGCCTACCGGCCGTTAAGCCCGCATACAGTAGCGAGTCCAAACCGGTATCCGACCTGCTCAGGCGGCCTTGAATTCGGCGAACACGTCGATGACCTCTTCGACGTTCGGACCGAGCGAATACAGCGACGGTTCGGTACACCCCGTCTCACAGTACTCGGCGACCTTCTGGACGCAGTCTTCGGGCGTTCCGGCGGCGACGACGTTGGTGACGACCTCGTCGGGAACGAGACGGCTGGCCCGCTCGATATCCTCGGCGTTCGCCGGCCAACCGCCGAGTTCTTCGCCGATCTGTTCGCCGACTTCCGGTGCGATACCCGACGCCTTGGTGATGTGGGGCTGTTGGCCGATATACTGGGTGACGAGCCCTCGAGCGGTGTCGATGGCGACGTCTCGGTCCTCGTCCATCGAGACCGCGATCAGCTGCGGCCGGTCGACGTCTTCGATACTCCCGCCTTGCTTTTGGGCTCCTTCCTCGAGCTTCGCCATCGCCTTCTCGTTGTGCTCCGGGGGAATGATGTAGTTCATGTAGACGCCGTCGACGACGCCCTTCGCGGCGAGTTCGCCGGCCATCTTGTTCATCGTCAGGCCGGTCGCGCCGATGTAAATCGGAACCGTTCGCGGATCGGCGTTCGCCCGCACCAGATCGAGTTCGATATCCTCGACCTGGATGAACTGCCCGTCGTACGTCACGTTCTCTAAATCGAGGAGTTTCTTGAGAACGGTACAGTACTCCCACATGTATCGGAGCGGGCTCTCTCGGTCGATACCGACCTGTTTTGCGAGCGGATCCCACCACGCGCCGATGCCGAGCATCGCTCGCCCGTCGGATAACTCGTCCAACGTCGAGAACGTCTGTGCCATCAACGCGACGTTTCGCGTGTAGCAGTTCGTCACCCCCGGCCCGAATTTGATCGACTCCGTTACCTGCGAGTACGCGCCCATCACCGTCATCGCGTCGCGAACCAACCGGGATTCTCCCTGCCAGACCGTGTCGAATCCCTTCTCTTCGGCGTAGATCGCGTACTGAATCTCGTCGTCGATGTTTTCCCGTTCCCAGTTCCAGATCCCGAGTCGATCGAAGGTCGGGTCCCCCATCTCAGTCCACCTCTTCGGCGAGCGTCACCGCGGCGTTCGCGATCGTCGACGCCGCCGCGTAGCAGTCGTCCCAGCTCGTATACTCCGATTCGTTGTGGCTCTTCCCGTTCTCGCTCACGGCGAACACCATCCCCGTATCGCAGATGCTGTGCATGTGCGTGGCGTCGTGCCCGGCCCCGCTGAAGATCTGCATGCTGTCGTACTCGAGGTCGTCCGCGGCCGTCTGGACCGCGTCGACGCAGGTGTCCGCGAAGGTTACGGCCGGTGCCTGCATCCGGTCTTCGTACTCCCACTCGAGGTCCTCTCGCTCGGCGGCGGCCGACGCCTCTTCGAGGACGCGGGTCCGCGCTTCCTCGATCACGTCGTCGGACGGATCGCGGAAGCCCCAGGTGAACGTCACCTCGTCGGGGATGATGTTGATCGAGTTCGGCTTCGCGTCGATGTAGCCGGTCGTGCCGACGGTCCGCTCGCCGAGCGTGCTCGGAATGCGCCGGATCTGCGTGATGACGTCGGCGGCGGCGACCAGCGCGTCCTGGCGATAGTGCATCGGCGTCGGTCCCGAGTGGTCCGCCTCGCCGTAGAACGTAATCGCCCCCCAGGTGAAGCCGACGATACCGGTGACGACCCCGACCTGTTTGTCGTTCTCCTCGAGGTACGGTCCCTGCTCGACGTGCAACTCGAGGTAGGCTTCGTACTCCTCCGACGGCTCACACGGGACGTCTCCCTTGTAGCCGATCCGCTCGAGTTCGTCTTCGAAGACGGCTCCGTCGACGTCGGTTGCGGCGTACTCCGTTGCGAGGTCGTGTGCACCGACCCACACTCCGCTTCCCTGCATGGCGGGCTGAAACCGGGAGCCTTCCTCGTTCGTCCAGTTGACGATCTCGATCGGATGAGCGGTGTCGACGTCGTGGTCGTTGAGCGCTCGAATCAGTTCCAGCGCTGCGACGACGCCGAGCGCACCGTCGTAAATGCCGCCGTACGGCTGTGAATCGAGGTGCGAGCCGACCAGTACCGGTTTCGCGTCAGGGTCGGTTCCCTCTCGGCGGCCGAACATGTTTCCGAACTCGTCGACGCGCATCTCGAGTCCGGCGGCGGCCATCTGTTCGGCGAACCAGTCGCGAACCGCCTTGTCTTCGTCGGACAGCGTCAGTCTGTGTAGTCCGCCGTCATCCGTGGCACCGATCTCCGCTTGCGTTTGCATCGTCTCGACGAAACGATCTTTCGCTATACGAACGGGCATACTACTTGATCTGTGGAGCGGTAGATAAGTCTTCGGTGAGATCCCCTCGAAATAGAGAGGTTCTGTTGAATACTAGTAGCGTTAACTACCGATATTGGAATAAAATATCTTTAAACTGAGCCAATACTCTGGAACACATTCAGCAATTTCCCCTTCTCCCGTCTCTATTTTCAAATGAAAGAAATACTAAGATAACGCTCATGTCGATAAACGGGCGTGCTGTCTTTTCCCATAACTATGCGAAAAAGTTGTGTATTTTCCAGTAAAGATGCATACATTGTGTGGTATGGGCTGTTTATACCTGATATATTTGTTGTATGTATGATTCCCGCGTCAAAATATTCCTCGGAAAATATGGTTGAGAATAGAGGTTTACGGACGTACGGTTGTAATATCTTGCTCGCTGACCGGTCCACTACCAGCGATATCGGTCGGCGGTCGCGCTGTAACGTCGTGCTCACACGCACGTTCTCGGTATCTTCCCGGTGCGACGACGAACTCCATCTACAACTGAATCGACGTACACGCCGATCGCACTGTCGTCGTCCGATCGAGCACGTGACGTCTGCAGTGGTGATACCAGCGGCTACCGCGGGACGTGCGCGCCGGGGAACCGTTATGAGCGACCCGCGCGATGGGTTCGCTATCCGCTGCGGGCGACAGTTCGGTCGGTCGTCAGCCCCGGACGGAGGCGTGACTCTCATATGTCAAAAACAGCACATACGACAAAACGAACGTGTACGATCGCGCGGGATTAGACCATCGGATCGGCTACGGGACGACGCCTGCGGTTATCGTCGTCGATCTTCAACGCGGGTTCACCGACCCGGCGTGTCCCCTCGGCGGTGAGCTCTCGTCCGTCGTCGACCGGACGAACGACGTGCTCGCGGCCGCCCACGACACCGACGTCCCCGTCGTACTCACGCGTATCGTTACGAACCACCCGAACGCAGCGGATCTCGGAACGTGGGTCGAGAAGATTCCGACGCTCGAGGTGCTGTCGGCTGGTTCGGAGTGGATCGAGATCGACGACCGCCTCGACGTCGGCGACGACGACCACGTCCTCGATAAACGACAGGTGAGCGCGTTTCACGAGACCGAGCTAGATTCGATGTTGTCGGCGTGGGGCGTCGATACGGTCGTCGTCACCGGCTGTACGACCAGCGGGTGCGTTCGAGCGACGGCCGTCGATGGCTGCTCGCACGGGTTCCGCGTGGTCGTTCCCGAGGAGGGCGTGGGTGATCGGGCGAGCGAACCCCACGAGGCGAACCTCTTCGATATTCAGGCGAAATACGGGGACGTCAGGCCGGTCGCGGAGGTTCGAGAATTCATAGCCGGCTGCCGTCCGTAGGTTCGTCCTCGAGCCCTGGTATCTCGGTTTGCACGCTGGGTCGGTCCCGATGACGGTGGCCGGCTTGCCCCCTCAGTCGACGTTTCGAGGGATCAGTGCATCGCATCCCCGCCGTCCGGGCTGAGCGTCTGGCCCGTGTAGTAGCCGCTCTCTTCGGACGCGAGAAACACGACCGTCGGGACGACGTCGTCGACCGTCCCCAGCCGCCCCATCGGAAGCTCCGCCGCTTTCGCTTCGCGCCACTCGTCGCTGATGTCGTCGAGGAGGGCCGTCCGCACCGGCCCCGGGGCGACGGCGTTGACGCGGACCGTCGGCGAGACCTCGCGTGCAAGCGCGCGCGTCATCGCGATGACGCCGCCTTTCGCCGCGGAGTAGTGGACCAGTTCGTCGCCGCCGATGATCCCCAGTTGCGAGGCGACGTTGATGATCGACCCGCCGCCGCTCTCGAGCATCCCCGGAAGCGCAAACCGGGTCGCGAGAAACACGCCTCGAAGGTCGACGGCGATCGTCTCGTCCCACATCTCCACCGGCATCTCGGCGAGCGGTGACTGGGTCAACAGTCCGGCGTTGTTCACGAGAACGTCGATCGAGCCGACCGTCGATTCGAACGCGTCGATCATCGATTCGACGGCGTCGGCGTCGCTGACGTCGGCTTCGAACGCGGAGGCGCTGCCCCCGGCGCGCTCGATTCCGTCGACGACCTCGTCGGCGTCTTCGGATCCTTCGTGTGGCGGATAGTTGACCCCGACGGCTGCACCCGCATCGGCGAGCCCTTCGGCGATTCCGCGTCCGATCCCTCTACTCGATCCCGTGACGAGCGCGTTCGCTCCATCTAGCGTCATACCATCACTTCCCCCGGACCCCTGTTAACTGTTTAGTTCCGCGCGACCAGTCGCGACCGGCGTCCGAGACGGAACGAGTCGTGCACTCGGGAGTAGAGCGGAGACCGACCCACTACAGTTAAGATAGTCACCATCATTTACCTTCCTGTATGGCAACTGCTGACACCCGTGTGATCAATGCGCGTGTTGTAACACCGAGCGGAACGATCAACGGCGGTATCGCCGCAACCGACGGAACGATTACCGCCGTCGGGGCGACCAGTTCGCTCCCCGACGCTGCGGAGACGATCGATGCCGAGGGGAACTACCTCATTCCGGGGTTCATCTGTCCCCACAACCACATGGGCATCTCTCGCTTCGAAAACGAGTATCACGACCAGTACGAACTGGACATGGAGACGGAAACGCGGGCGTGTCTCGCCGGCGGCGTGACGTCGTTTTTCACCTTCCTCCTGCAGGAAGAGCCGTATATCCCGGACATGGATTTCTTCGTCGAAACCGGCGAGGAGCAATCCTACATCGACTTCGGATTCCACGCGATCATCCATCAGGACCACCACATCGACGAACTCGAGGGGCTTGCGGAGGAGGGAGTCCGCTCGTTCAAACTCTTCTTTAACATGTACAAGGTGTCGGCACCGGAACTCGGGATCGGTCACTCCGATGCCGGACGCGTCTACGAAGTCCTCGACAGGACCGCCGATATCGAAGATGCGGTCGTCATGTTCCACGCCGAAAACGACGATCTCGGGACGAAAAAGGTCGAGGAACTCAAAGAATCCGGTCGGGACGACCTCAGCGCTTGGGCGGATGCGTCGCCGGGGATCAGCCAGGCGATGCAGATCGAACAGATCGGCATGCTCACGGACTATACGGACGCGACCTCCTACGTCGTCCACAACAGCATGAAAGAGACCGTCGACGCGCTCGAGCGGTACAAAGACCGGGGCGTCGACATTCACGGCGAAACCCTGCCGAGTTTCCTCGCGAACCACTGTGAGGAGGAGGACGTCGGCGTCTGGGGGAAGATCTCGCCGCCGGTCGGCTACGAGGACGACCAGCAAGCGATCTGGAAGGCCCTCCGAAACGGGACGTTCGATCACGTCGGCACCGATCACTGTCCGTACCAACTCGAGTTTAAGGGGCCGCGCGACGGCAGTGTCTGGGACTCGCCGCCGGGAGACCAGGGGTTACAGACGTTCCTGCCGCTCATGCTCTGTGACGGCGTGAACAAAAACCGCATTTCGATCGAGCGAATGGTCGAGGTGTGTTCGACGAACAACGCCAAGCGATTCGGCATCTATCCGCGCAAGGGCGCGCTCGTCGAAGGGGCCGACGCCGACGCCGTCATCGTCGACCTGACAAAAGAGATCACCGTCGACGAGGAGTTACTCTACGGGCTGGACAACCGCTGGTGTTCGGCGTTCGGACGCACGTTGACCGGCGCGCCGACGCACACGATCAAAGGCGGTGAACTCGTCGTCGAGGACAACGAAATCCTCTCCGAAAACGGGATCGGTAGCTACCTCCCGCGCTACGAAACCGGCGTCGAGCTACCCAACTGACGCGGCCCTCGAGACGGACCGATCTCTCGAGGTCGCGATCCGTATTCGGCGCGGAGACCGCGTTACTTCCCGCTTCCGTCGGGTCCGGTTCTATCAGGTAGAACTAAATGGTCGCTACGCAGATTGGTACACGATGACTGCCACGGCCATTACGATCGAGTCCTTGGAAAAGTCGTTCCAGAACGAGACCGTTCTCAGGGACGTCGAACTAGCGGTCCGAGACGGCGAGTTCTGCGTCGTTGTCGGACCGAGCGGGTGTGGGAAGAGTACGCTTCTCAACTGCATCGCGGGGTTGCTCGAGTACGATATCGGCGAGATCACCATCGAGGGTCGAAACGCGACCGACCTGTCCGTCCAGGACCGGGAACTCGGCTACGTGTTCCAGGAGTTCGAGGAGACGTTGTTCCCGCACAAAACGGTCGCCGAGAACATCGCGTTCGGACTCGAGCAGGGCGGCAGAGACTTTTCGGCGTCCGAAATCGACGAGCGTATCGAGGAGATACTGGCGCTGCTGTCGATCGGCGAGACGAAAGACGACCTGCCGGAGTCGCTCTCCGGGGGCCAACAGCAGCGAGTGGAGTTAGCGCGCCAACTCGCGCGCGAGTGCGACGTGATGCTCTTCGACGACCCGCTCGCTGACCTCGACTACAAGCTCCAAAAGCGCATGGAACTGGAGATGCGCAGCATTCACAGCTCCCTCGACAGCACGTTTCTCTACGTCACGCACAACCAGGATCAGGCGCTCAAGCTCGCGGACAAACTCGTCGTGATGAACCGCGGGATGATCGAGCAGATCGGCACGCCGGAGTCGATATACAACGATCCGGCCACCGCGTTCGTCTGCCGGTTCGTCGGCGATTCGAACGCGATCCTCGTCGAGGACGCCGTCAGCGGCGAGGTCGGCGAGGCGGTCGACGTGCCGTCGGAGATCGGGTCGATTCGGGCGACGCTACAGAACGAGTCCGGTTCCGATTCCGGACTGGTACTCGTCCGACCCGAAGCCATCGCGATCGGTGCCACCGACTGCGACGTGACGGTCACCGGCGTGCTCGAGGGACGAACGTACACCGGCGAAACCACCGAATTCGCGCTCTCCGTCGATGGAATCGACCGCGAATTTCACGTCGTCGTCCCGGACCGGCCAGCCGTCGGTGAGGTCGGGGAATCCGTTTCACTCGGCTGGAACGCCGACGATTCGATGTACTTCAGTACGCTCAGCGTGACCGATACTGTTACCACCGCTGATCTCATCGAGGGGTAACAATGGCCGATACAGAATACTCTCGGGAGCAGGCCGAATCGTCGACCGAGACGCCATCGGCGTCGGTGGACGACGGGAAGGCACTCGAGGTACGCGACCTGACGAAGATCTACCCCGACGGCACGCTCGCCGTCGACGAGATCAGTTTCGACATCGAGGCCGGCGATTTCTGCGTACTGATCGGCCCGAGCGGCTGTGGAAAGTCGACGACGCTGCACTCGCTCGTCGGAAAGATTCCGGTCACCGACGGCGAAATTCTACTCGGCGGCGAGGACGTCACGCACGCCCCGACCTACGAACGCGATATCGGGCTCGTCTTTCAGGATTTTCAGCTGTTTCCCCACCTGACCGTCGCTGAAAACATCGAGTACGGATTGAACCGGCTCGAGATCGAGCCGGACGTACGCGACGAGCGGATCGACGA
It includes:
- a CDS encoding 3-oxoacyl-ACP reductase family protein, producing the protein MTLDGANALVTGSSRGIGRGIAEGLADAGAAVGVNYPPHEGSEDADEVVDGIERAGGSASAFEADVSDADAVESMIDAFESTVGSIDVLVNNAGLLTQSPLAEMPVEMWDETIAVDLRGVFLATRFALPGMLESGGGSIINVASQLGIIGGDELVHYSAAKGGVIAMTRALAREVSPTVRVNAVAPGPVRTALLDDISDEWREAKAAELPMGRLGTVDDVVPTVVFLASEESGYYTGQTLSPDGGDAMH
- a CDS encoding ABC transporter ATP-binding protein; its protein translation is MTATAITIESLEKSFQNETVLRDVELAVRDGEFCVVVGPSGCGKSTLLNCIAGLLEYDIGEITIEGRNATDLSVQDRELGYVFQEFEETLFPHKTVAENIAFGLEQGGRDFSASEIDERIEEILALLSIGETKDDLPESLSGGQQQRVELARQLARECDVMLFDDPLADLDYKLQKRMELEMRSIHSSLDSTFLYVTHNQDQALKLADKLVVMNRGMIEQIGTPESIYNDPATAFVCRFVGDSNAILVEDAVSGEVGEAVDVPSEIGSIRATLQNESGSDSGLVLVRPEAIAIGATDCDVTVTGVLEGRTYTGETTEFALSVDGIDREFHVVVPDRPAVGEVGESVSLGWNADDSMYFSTLSVTDTVTTADLIEG
- a CDS encoding LLM class flavin-dependent oxidoreductase, which gives rise to MGDPTFDRLGIWNWERENIDDEIQYAIYAEEKGFDTVWQGESRLVRDAMTVMGAYSQVTESIKFGPGVTNCYTRNVALMAQTFSTLDELSDGRAMLGIGAWWDPLAKQVGIDRESPLRYMWEYCTVLKKLLDLENVTYDGQFIQVEDIELDLVRANADPRTVPIYIGATGLTMNKMAGELAAKGVVDGVYMNYIIPPEHNEKAMAKLEEGAQKQGGSIEDVDRPQLIAVSMDEDRDVAIDTARGLVTQYIGQQPHITKASGIAPEVGEQIGEELGGWPANAEDIERASRLVPDEVVTNVVAAGTPEDCVQKVAEYCETGCTEPSLYSLGPNVEEVIDVFAEFKAA
- a CDS encoding dihydroorotase, with translation MATADTRVINARVVTPSGTINGGIAATDGTITAVGATSSLPDAAETIDAEGNYLIPGFICPHNHMGISRFENEYHDQYELDMETETRACLAGGVTSFFTFLLQEEPYIPDMDFFVETGEEQSYIDFGFHAIIHQDHHIDELEGLAEEGVRSFKLFFNMYKVSAPELGIGHSDAGRVYEVLDRTADIEDAVVMFHAENDDLGTKKVEELKESGRDDLSAWADASPGISQAMQIEQIGMLTDYTDATSYVVHNSMKETVDALERYKDRGVDIHGETLPSFLANHCEEEDVGVWGKISPPVGYEDDQQAIWKALRNGTFDHVGTDHCPYQLEFKGPRDGSVWDSPPGDQGLQTFLPLMLCDGVNKNRISIERMVEVCSTNNAKRFGIYPRKGALVEGADADAVIVDLTKEITVDEELLYGLDNRWCSAFGRTLTGAPTHTIKGGELVVEDNEILSENGIGSYLPRYETGVELPN
- a CDS encoding isochorismatase family protein is translated as MYDRAGLDHRIGYGTTPAVIVVDLQRGFTDPACPLGGELSSVVDRTNDVLAAAHDTDVPVVLTRIVTNHPNAADLGTWVEKIPTLEVLSAGSEWIEIDDRLDVGDDDHVLDKRQVSAFHETELDSMLSAWGVDTVVVTGCTTSGCVRATAVDGCSHGFRVVVPEEGVGDRASEPHEANLFDIQAKYGDVRPVAEVREFIAGCRP
- a CDS encoding Zn-dependent hydrolase is translated as MPVRIAKDRFVETMQTQAEIGATDDGGLHRLTLSDEDKAVRDWFAEQMAAAGLEMRVDEFGNMFGRREGTDPDAKPVLVGSHLDSQPYGGIYDGALGVVAALELIRALNDHDVDTAHPIEIVNWTNEEGSRFQPAMQGSGVWVGAHDLATEYAATDVDGAVFEDELERIGYKGDVPCEPSEEYEAYLELHVEQGPYLEENDKQVGVVTGIVGFTWGAITFYGEADHSGPTPMHYRQDALVAAADVITQIRRIPSTLGERTVGTTGYIDAKPNSINIIPDEVTFTWGFRDPSDDVIEEARTRVLEEASAAAEREDLEWEYEDRMQAPAVTFADTCVDAVQTAADDLEYDSMQIFSGAGHDATHMHSICDTGMVFAVSENGKSHNESEYTSWDDCYAAASTIANAAVTLAEEVD